Proteins from a genomic interval of Anolis sagrei isolate rAnoSag1 chromosome 1, rAnoSag1.mat, whole genome shotgun sequence:
- the LOC132761741 gene encoding zinc finger protein 135-like yields MKEEASKSLECGETLTQKGHLQQDERTQTGEKPYECWECGKSFTRSLGLRLHQRTHTGEKPYTCLECGQSFTQSSHLRSHQRIHTGEKPYQCPECGKSFTQSLGLRLHQRTHTGEKPYKCAECGKSFTQSSALRVHERIHTGEKPYTCLECGRSFSYKGNLGSHQRTHAGGKPYTCLECGMNFTHSSGLRSHQRTHSRKKPYTCQECGKSFTQSSSLRSHERTHSGEKPCKCPECGKSFTQCSGLRSHQRVHTGEKPYKCLECGRSFSFKGILHSHQRTHTGGKPYTCLECGMNFSQSTHLRSHQRTHSGKKPYSCQECGKSFTQSSALRSHERIHTGEKPFTCLECGKSFAQSGNLRDGLSAEKKGSLSVVVGGGRKGTRDLTA; encoded by the coding sequence ATGAAGGAGGAAGCATCTAAATCCCTGGAGTGTGGAGAGACTTTGACTCAGAAGGGTCATCTGCAGCAAGATGAAAGGACTCagactggagagaaaccctatgaatgctgggagtgtgggaagagcttcactcgGAGTTTGGGTCtacgtttacatcaaaggactcacactggggagaagccctatacatgcctggagtgtgggcagagtttcactcagagttcacacctacgttcacatcaaaggattcacactggggagaaaccctatcaatgcccggagtgtgggaagagcttcactcagagtttgGGTCTGcgtttacatcaaaggactcacactggggagaaaccctataaatgcgcggagtgtgggaagagcttcactcagTCTTCAGCTCTACGTGTGcatgaaaggattcacactggggagaaaccctatacatgcctggagtgcggacGTAGCTTCAGTTACAAGGGAAATCTaggttcacatcaaaggactcacgcTGGGGGAAAACCGTATACATGTCTGGAGTGCGGAATGAATttcactcatagttcaggtctacgttcacatcaaaggactcacagtaggaagaagccctatacatgccaagaatgtggaaagagcttcactcagagttcaagtctacgttcacatgaaaggactcactctggggagaaaccctgtaaatgcccggagtgtgggaagagcttcactcagTGTTCAGGtttacgttcccatcaaagggttcacactggggagaaaccctataaatgcctggagtgtggacgcAGCTTCAGTTTCAAGGGaattctacattcacatcaaaggactcacactggggggaaaccctatacatgtctggagtgtggaatgAATTTCAGTCAGAGTACAcacctacgttcacatcaaaggactcacagtgGGAAGAAGCCCTATTCATGccaagaatgtggaaagagcttcactcagagttcagctctacgttcacatgaaaggattcacactggggagaaaccctttacatgcctggagtgtggaaagagctttgctcagagtggaaatctac
- the LOC137097197 gene encoding zinc finger protein 850-like has product MNRFGKKRCTCPECGKSFTCSSALRTHQRTHTGEKPYTCPECGQSFTQSSSLRSHQKTHSGEKAYKCLQCGQSFTWKSNLRSHERTHSGEKAYKCLECGQSFTHSSGLRSHQKTHTGEKHFTCLECGQSFTRSSSLRSHEKTHSGEKAYKCLECGQSFTQSSGLRSHQKTHTGEKPYTCQECGKSFTKSANLHKHQRIHTGEKPYTCLECGRSFTENGSLTLHERTHSGEKPYTCLECGRSFTCNSALHSHERSHTGEKPYTCQECGRNFSQSSHLRSHERTHTGEKPYTCLECGQSFTQSSHLRSHHRIHTGNKPYTCLECGKSFTCSGNLRSHQRTHTGEKPHKCPECGKSFTHSASLRFHQRTHTGEKPYTCLECGKSFICMSNLRSHKRNHTGEKPYKCLECGMNFTHSSSLSSHQKAHTGEKPYTCLKCEQSFIQSSQLRRHQRTHTGEKPYTCLECGRSFTDASGLRSHQKTHTGKKPYTCLECGKSFTQSSNLRSHQRIHTGEKPFTCLECGQGFTVLSTLHRHQKTHTGEKPFKCLECGQSYATSGHLRRHQRTHTGEKPYTCLECGKSFTQSAHLRRHQRTHTG; this is encoded by the coding sequence ATGAATCGTTTTGGGAAGAAACGCTGTACATGCCcggagtgcggaaagagcttcacttGTAGTTCAGCTCTGCggacacatcaaaggactcacactggggagaaaccctatacgtgcccggagtgtggacagagcttcactcagagttcatctctacgttcacatcaaaagactcactCTGGGGAGAAAGCCTATAAATGCCTgcaatgtggacagagcttcacttggAAATCAAATCTACGTTCACACGAAAGGACTCACTCTGGGGAGAAAGCCTATAAATGCctcgagtgtggacagagctttactCATAGTTCAGGTTTACGTTCtcatcaaaagactcacactggtgagaaacactttacgtgcctggagtgtggacagagcttcactcggagttcaagtctacgttcacatgaaaAGACTCACTCTGGGGAGAAAGCGTATAAATGCctcgagtgtggacagagcttcactcagagttcaggtTTACGTTCtcatcaaaagactcacactggcGAGAAACCTTATACGTGccaagaatgtggaaagagtttcactaaGAGTGCAaatctacataaacatcaaaggattcacactggggagaaaccgtatacatgcctggagtgtggacggaGCTTCACTGAGAATGGAAGTCTTACTTTACATGAAAGGACTCactctggggagaaaccctatacatgcctggagtgtggacggaGCTTCACTTGTAATTCAGCTCTTCATTCACATGAAAGGagtcatactggggagaaaccctatacatgccaggagtgtggacgGAACTTCAGTCAGAGTTcacatctacgttcacatgaaaggactcacactggggagaaaccgtatacttgcctggagtgtggacagagcttcactcagagttcacatCTACGTAGTCATCATAGAATTCATACTGGGAataaaccctatacatgcctggagtgtggaaagagcttcacttgcAGTGGAAATCTAcgctcacatcaaaggactcacacaggagagaaaccccaTAAATGCCcggagtgcggaaagagcttcactcatagtgcAAGTCTACgtttccatcaaaggactcacactggggagaaaccctatacatgcctggagtgtggaaagagcttcatttgCATGAGCAATCTACGTTCACATAAAAGgaatcacacaggagagaaaccctataaatgcctggagtgcggaatgAACTTCACTCATTCGTCAAGTCTAAGTTCACATCAAAAggctcacactggggagaaaccctatacatgcctcaAGTGTGAACAGAGTTTCATTCAGAGTTCACAAttacgtagacatcaaaggactcatactggggagaaaccttatacatgTTTGGAGTGCGGAAGGAGCTTCACTGATgcttcaggtctacgttcacatcaaaagactcacactggcaagaaaccctatacatgcctggagtgtgggaagagcttcactcagagttcaaatctacgttcacatcaaaggattcacactggggagaaaccctttacatgcctggagtgtggacagggcTTCACTGTACTTTCAactctacatagacatcaaaagactcacactggggagaaaccctttaaatgcctagaatgtggacagagctacGCTACGAGTGGacatctacgtagacatcaaaggactcacactggggagaagccctatacatgcctggagtgtggaaagagcttcactcagagtgcacatctacgtagacatcaaaggactcacactggataA